A part of Aspergillus flavus chromosome 5, complete sequence genomic DNA contains:
- a CDS encoding dolichyl-phosphate beta-glucosyltransferase (unnamed protein product), which produces MSQESWTEVCAQCAELLSSVPPSILLTALIATLLGAFVLAYIALFFVAPVPREPFPEEKKYRTLSKDGSITEPQQLPCWQDSLSNRPNRTPDQSTIEKADLFMSVVIPAYNEEKRLGGMLEEAVNYLERSYGTLHNTTGENGIAKEGKAARQRKPANGHMNGHAATGPGNEKGWEIIIVSDGSRDKTEEMALNFARDHQLSLHPKGYAGPWTPGTQEGVHIPPGTIRVVTLSENRGKGGAVTHGMRHVRGQYVVFADADGASDFQDLGKLVTACQDIEDAEGRGVAVGSRAHMVGSEAVVKRSKLRNFLMHSFHLILWLLTPAKTATIKDTQCGFKLFSRTSLPYIIPYMHSEGWIFDVEMLMLAEFSGIPVAEVPVGWREVTGSKLNVLRDSIGMAWGLAVLRAAWSLGVYRRV; this is translated from the exons ATGTCACAAGAATCGTGGACTGAGGTTTGCGCTCAATGCGCCGAGCTTCTCTCCAGTGTTCCTCCATCCATTCTTCTTACCGCGCTTATCGCAACTCTCCTCGGGGCATTCGTACTC GCCTACATAGCTCTCTTTTTCGTCGCCCCTGTACCCCGAGAACCCtttccagaagaaaagaaataccGAACACTTTCGAAGGATGGATCAATCACGGAACCCCAGCAATTACCTTGCTGGCAAGATTCCCTCTCTAATCGCCCCAATCGGACACCCGATCAATCAACTATTGAAAAGGCCGACCTTTTTATGTCCGTGGTGATACCCGCTTACAACGAAGAGAAACGGCTTGGGGGCATGCTGGAAGAAGCTGTCAACTACTTAGAGCGGTCATATGGAACGCTGCACAATACTACTGGTGAAAATGGTATTGCCAAGGAGGGAAAGGCAGCTCGACAGCGGAAACCGGCCAATGGACATATGAACGGCCATGCAGCGACTGGTCCTGGAAACGAGAAGGGCTGGGAGATAATCATTGTATCTGACGGGTCCAGGGACAAAACTGAAGAGATGGCGCTTAACTTTGCCCGAGACCATCAACTTTCACTGCACCCTAAAGGGTATGCTGGTCCTTGGACCCCAGGCACTCAAGAGGGAGTTCACATACCCCCTGGGACAATTCGAGTTGTGACTCTGTCTGAGAACCGAGGAAAGGGAGGCGCCGTCACCCACGGCATGAGACACGTCCGGGGCCAGTATGTGGTCTTTGCAGACGCCGACGGTGCTAGTGATTTCCAGGACCTTGGGAAACTTGTCACTGCTTGTCAAGACATCGAGGACGCTGAGGGCCGTGGAGTAGCGGTGGGCTCCCGAGCGCATATGGTTGGAAGTGAAGCTGTTGTAAAG CGGTCGAAGTTACGCAATTTCCTAATGCACTCTTTTCATTTGATCTTATGGCTTTTGACGCCTGCCAAGACTGCTACCATCAAAGATACCCAATGCGGCTTTAAATTGTTCTCCCGAACATCGCTGCCTTATATCATCCCGTATATGCACTCGGAGGGATGGATTTTCGACGTGGAGATGCTCATGCTTGCCGAATTCTCGGGAATCCCGGTGGCGGAAGTTCCGGTTGGTTGGCGAGAAGTGACTGGAAGCAAGTTGAATGTGCTTCGCGACAGCATTGGAATGGCTTGGGGACTGGCGGTCCTCCGAGCAGCATGGTCCCTAGGCGTGTATAGACGCGTATGA
- a CDS encoding putative cell wall protein has translation MYDAKSLSALLVLLLAAGPASVVSVPVAADQNIVARQINSEAEAGSNLVASIPEGPYYQSGSYASSDYHEGPGKNGGSSFSSGADASDDTIVSIPDGPSVNLGSFAHSSYEQTEPEPEPEPTPTPTPTPQEPQPSPPSTQVPVQPILPPSPTPFVPTPPLTSAPAPEPPAPSPPAPAPETPAPAPPSPAPPAPVEEPEQPVEECPAPEPEPQPEPKPQPVVVPEPAYTCKCAA, from the exons ATGTACGACGCTAAGAGCCTTTCAGCCCTCCTGGTCCTGCTGTTGGCTGCCGGACCTGCCTCGGTTGTTTCCGTGCCAGTTGCTGCG GACCAAAACATTGTCGCAAGACAGATCAACAGCGAGGCTGAGGCAGGATCTAACTTGGTAGCCTCCATCCCCGAGGGACCCTACTACCAAAGCGGCTCTTACGCATCTTCCGACTACCATGAAGGTCCTGGCAAAAATGGCGGCTCCAGCTTCTCATCCGGAGCCGATGCAAGCGATGATACAATAGTTTCTATTCCGGATGGCCCCAGCGTTAACTTGGGAAGCTTTGCGCACTCCAGCTATGAGCAAACTGAGCCCGAGCCTGAGCCCGAGCCTACCCCTACCCCAACTCCCACTCCGCAAGAGCCCCAGCCTTCCCCTCCATCTACTCAAGTCCCAGTCCAGCCCATTCTGCCTCCATCGCCAACTCCCTTTGTTCCCACCCCTCCACTGACCAGCGCACCTGCCCCTGAACCCCCTGCTCCATCACCCCCGGCTCCTGCTCCTGAAactcctgctcctgctcctccttccccCGCTCCACCAGCTCCGGTCGAAGAGCCTGAGCAGCCCGTTGAAGAGTGCCCAGCTCCCGAGCCTGAGCCTCAGCCTGAACCTAAGCCCCAGCCAGTGGTTGTCCCCGAGCCAGCCTACACATGCAAATGCGCAGCATAA
- a CDS encoding putative stress protein DDR48 encodes MTSAPASLAVMVEMIAMALARAMTLTEYAIPLLTSQSCLLSTNISQSSGVGSDSYGSKNDNYGSSSRSGNSGLGGSDSYNSSSRSGGNDSYGSSGNNNSSYGSSDRDNYGSSNDSYGSSNRKDNDSYGSSHNTSSSKQHGNDSYGSKKDSYGSSTDSYGSGSKNDSYGSSRDNDNDSYGSKKDNYGSSSGSYGSKNDNSYGSSGDSYGSKNDNSYGSKNESSYGSKSDSYGSSRRDNDNDNSYSSNKDSYGSSNDSYGSKNDSYGSKNDNSYGSKNESSYGSNNDSYGSSRRDNDNSYGSSGSRGSNRDNDNSYGSSGDSYGSKNDSYGSSRRDNDSSSYGSSGNNYGSKNDNYGSSGSNNRSDSYESSGRSGYGNSGY; translated from the exons ATGACTTC GGCTCCAGCCAGTCTGGCGGTTATGGTGGAAATGATAGCTATGGC TCTCGCCAGGGCAATGACTCTTACGGAGTATGCTATCCCCCTGTTGACATCACAATCATGCCTCCTCAGCACTAATATTTCTCAGTCCTCCGGTGTAGGAAGTGACTCGTACGGT TCCAAGAACGACAACTACGGA TCCTCAAGCCGCTCAGGAAACTCTGGCCTCGGCGGTTCTGATTCCTACAACTCATCCAGCCGTTCCGGAGGAAACGACTCCTATGGCTCCTCCGGTAACAACAACAGCTCCTATGGCTCGTCCGACCGGGACAACTACGGTTCTTCCAACGATTCTTACGGTTCCAGTAACCGCAAGGACAACGACTCCTACGGCTCGAGCCACAATACCAGCAGCTCCAAGCAGCACGGCAACGATTCCTACGGTTCGAAGAAGGACAGCTATGGTTCTTCCACCGATTCCTATGGATCGGGCTCGAAGAATGATAGCTACGGCTCTAGCCGTGATAATGACAATGACTCCTATGGCTCAAAGAAGGATAACTATGGCTCCTCTAGTGGCTCATATGGCTCCAAGAATGACAACAGCTACGGATCCTCTGGCGATTCCTATGGTTCTAAGAACGACAACAGCTACGGGTCTAAGAACGAGAGTAGCTATGGTTCCAAGAGCGATAGCTACGGTTCTAGCCGTCGTGACAACGACAACGACAACTCTTATAGCTCTAATAAGGATAGCTACGGCTCTTCTAATGACTCCTATGGCTCCAAGAACGACTCTTACGGATCTAAGAATGACAACAGCTACGGTTCTAAGAACGAGAGTAGCTATGGCTCCAATAATGACAGCTACGGTTCCAGCCGTCGTGACAACGACAACTCATATGGCTCCTCTGGCTCTCGCGGCTCCAACCGTGATAACGACAACAGCTACGGATCCTCCGGAGACTCCTACGGTTCCAAGAATGATAGCTATGGTTCTAGCCGTCGGGACAATGATAGCAGCTCTTACGGATCTTCTGGTAACAACTATGGCTCGAAGAATGATAACTATGGATCTTCAGGCTCTAACAACCGGAGTGACTCGTACGAGTCCAGTGGGCGCTCTGGATACGGTAACTCTGGTTACTAG
- a CDS encoding carbonic anhydrase has translation MSVAKELGVANAEYAASFNKGDLQLPPKRKVAIVACMDARLDPARALGLEEGDTHVIRNAGGRVADALRSIIISQQLLGTREIVIVHHTDCGMLTFTDEVIRGKIRSDLGQDADHIAFLPLGDLKQSVLDDIKVLRASPLVLDVPITGFLYEVETGKVARVEENL, from the exons ATGTCTGTCGCAAAAGAACTTGGGGTCGCCAATGCTGAATACGCTGCGTCTTTCAACAAAGGTGACCTCCAGCTTCCTCCTAAACG GAAGGTTGCCATCGTGGCATGTATGGACGCTCGTTTAG ATCCGGCTCGCGCTCTTGGTCTTGAGGAGGGCGATACCCATGTGATTCGAAATGCCGGTGGTCGCGTAGCAGATGCTCTGCGAAGTATCATCATCTCACAGCAGTTGCTAGGCACCCGGGAAATTGTGATTGTTCATCAT ACTGATTGTGGGATGCTCACATTTACTGATGAGGTGATCCGGGGCAAAATCAGATCGGATCTTGGCCAAGATGCTGATCATATTGCATTCTTGCCACTTGGTGATCTCAAGCAAAgtgttcttgatgatataAAAGTGCTGAGAGCGAGTCCTCTCGTTCTGGATGTTCCTATCACGGGATTTCTGTACGAGGTTGAAACAGGAAAGGTTGCCAGAGTCGAGGAGAATCTCTGA
- a CDS encoding GPI mannosyltransferase 2, with the protein MSILPDRSYRSLLLIVGSWKALLLLLVVFSPGPAYDTSTALRELGRNAANTDRHGLLTPVLGLLATNLTRWDAIYFTEIARRGCLFEQEWAFNLGFASLIRAFADVLRRTAGINHALIESIIGIAVAHAAHGMSVFVLYSLARAVFPGRKGRNLAFIAACLHILSPAGLFLSAPYGESTHALLSFMGSLLFVLSFNHAGASTSLRDALIPLSGILYGLATAARSNGLLNGMILLEEAVRLLYSMTEGVTFAKTRRLIAVGMAGICTGLGFVIPQYIAYKQFCMNNKDPRIWCLRTIPSIYSFVQDHYWNNGFLRYWTLSNMPLFALAGPMLAIMTYSAIWTLGVGSGGQERGNGKSFSNTSKTQVHSEAPLTGRLLRSLAAPQIILAILTFLKHHVQIITRMSSGYPMWYLWLAHALVEGHSLASSEKVDVCRGEKETHILKQYRYARMTIFYMIVYSLVQGVLFASFLPPA; encoded by the exons ATGTCAATCTTACCCGATCGATCCTATCGATCTCTTTTACTGATTGTTGGCTCTTGGAAAGCTCTTCTACTTCTCCTGGTCGTCTTCAGTCCTGGCCCTGCGTACGATACCTCGACCGCCTTACGGGAGCTGGGCCGTAATGCAGCTAATACAGACCGCCATGGATTGTTGACGCCAGTATTGGGCTTGCTTGCCACTAATTTAACCCGATGGGACGCTATCTATTTTACAGAGATCGCTCGTCGAGGCTGCCTGTTTGAGCAAGAATGGGCATTCAATCTTGGGTTCGCAAGTCTCATCAGAGCCTTTGCTGACG TTCTCCGACGCACAGCCGGCATAAACCATGCGTTAATAGAGAGTATCATTGGCATCGCCGTAGCTCATGCAGCTCATGGCATGTCGGTTTTTGTGTTGTACAGTCTAGCACGTGCTGTGTTTCCCGGAAGGAAGGGCCGCAACCTTGCATTTATCGCCGCATGTTTACACATCTTATCGCCTGCTGGACTATTCCTATCGGCTCCTTATGGCGAGAGTACCCACGCTCTCTTGAGCTTCATGGGCTCTCTCTTGTTTGTATTGAGCTTTAATCATGCAGGGGCTTCCACGAGTCTCCGTGATGCCTTGATCCCGCTATCTGGTATCTTGTATGGATTAGCAACGGCCGCTCGCAGCAATGGTCTTTTAAATGGCATGATACTTCTTGAGGAAGCCGTAAGGCTCCTGTACTCAATGACTGAGGGGGTCACCTTCGCTAAAACACGTCGGCTAATCGCTGTTGGCATGGCTGGGATCTGCACGGGCCTTGGCTTCGTGATACCGCAATATATTGCTTACAAGCAGTTCTGTATGAATAACAAGGACCCACGGATTTGGTGTCTTAGGACTATTCCTAGTATCTATAGCTTCGTTCAAGATCATTACTG GAATAATGGGTTTCTTCGGTATTGGACTCTGTCCAATATGCCCCTGTTCGCTTTAGCTGGCCCAATGCTAGCAATCATGACATACTCTGCTATTTGGACACTCGGGGTGGGGTCGGGTGGACAGGAAAGGGGTAATGGCAAAAGTTTCTCCAATACGTCCAAAACGCAAGTTCATTCGGAGGCGCCATTAACAGGTCGTCTATTGCGTAGTCTAGCGGCCCCCCAGATAATCCTAGCCATCCTGACTTTCCTGAAACACCACGTTCAAATCATCACACGCATGTCCTCAGGCTATCCAATGTGGTATCTCTGGCTAGCACATGCTCTAGTTGAGGGGCACTCGCTAGCGTCATCAGAGAAAGTGGACGTATGCCggggggaaaaggagaccCATATCCTGAAGCAGTACCGGTACGCACGCATGACTATCTTCTATATGATAGTCTATTCCCTTGTCCAAGGGGTcctttttgcttctttcttacCCCCAGCCTGA